GGGAATCAGTTACGGTACCCGGTATGTGACCAAGCAGGAAGAATGCATTGGCACGCTGCCTATCGGATATGCCGACGGATTCAGCCGGATGCTGAGCGGTAAAGCCCATGTGCTTGTACGGGGAGTTAAGGTACCTGTGCGGGGAACAATCTGCATGGATCAGTGCATGATTGCTTTGGATCCCGCGTCAGCGGATGCAGCTGTAGAGCCGGGCGAAGAAGTTGTGCTGATCGGAAGGCAAGGCGGGGAAGAGATATCGGCGGAGGAGCTTGCTTTGCAGCTTGGAACGATCAACTACGAAGTAACCTGCATGCTTGCAGCCCGCGTACCTCGCGTCTATGTAAGAGACGGACAGGTGGCGGCGGTATCGAATCCGCTCGTTTTAGGTTAGGAATTATTTGCTAATAGCAACTTTTCGCGAAAAATAGAGGATTTCCGTTGTCGATCGCGAATTAGTTAAAGCAAATTTGGATATGCTCGGAGATGCAGTAAAATCATGCAGCATATTTGATATACGCATAACATAGCTATGTTAAAGTATAGTGACAGCGAATTATTGTAATAATGAATATTAATGGTTTTGGAAAAGTTTTGGGGGTGCTAGTTCGGTGGCCAATATGCAGAACACCAAGAGGATCATGATCAGCTTGCCGGATCAATTGCTGGAGGAGGTCGACGGCATCGTCGCCAAGGAAAATTCCAACCGCAGCGAGTTTATTCGGCAGGCCATGAAGCTGTATCTTGTGGAACGAAAAAAACGGCAGATCCGTGAGTCCATGCAGCGTGGGTATCTGGAAATGGCGAAGATCAACTTGAACATGGCCTCCGAAGCTTTTCAAGCGGAGGAAGAAGCCGATCATACGTTAGGCCGTCTCGTAAGCGGGGTGTAGAGGTTGATCGTAAAACGCGGAGATGTGTTTTTTGCGGATTTGTCACCAGTCGTCGGATCGGAACAGGGCGGAGTAAGACCCGTATTAGTTATTCAGAATGATATCGGCAACCGCTTCAGTCCGACGGTTATCGTCGCGGCCATTACGGCGCAAATCCAGAAAGCCAAATTGCCTACGCACGTTGAAATGGAAGCGGCGGCTCACGGCTTCGACAGAGACTCCGTCGTGCTGCTTGAGCAGATTAGGACGATTGACAAGCAGCGTTTAACCGACAAGATCACCCACCTGGACGATGAAACGATGCGTAAAGTGGACGATGCTCTGCTGATCAGCGTTGGATTAATCGATTTTTAAAAGCAGGGATTGAACAAGGATAGCCATGTGCTGTCCTTGTTTTTTTGCATGAATCGTCGCATAATAGCGAATTTATGGATAATTTGAAAAAATCTATAGACAACTATTTAATAATTTTGCTATTATATGGTCAATTGGTTGTTAAATTACATATACGTGCACGGCTTAGCGAAGAACGCTAGCAGATCAGCCTTATTAAGGCTACTGCTGCGTTCTTTTTTTTGTCGCCGGGCGGACTAGAGAGGGGAGAGTCGATGAACAGAAGGAGAAATGCAGGCATTGGATTGCTCGCAGCTTTGCTGTCGGGGGTTCTGGTGTATGGCTTGTTCCAGCTGCAGAAGCTGCAGGTTACCCGCGGGGAAACGGTGGAGGTTATTGTGGCCAAGCAGTTTGTTGAAGCAGGCAGGCGGTTAACGGAAGCGGATATCGCATACAAACGTATTCCCCGAGAAGGTTACGAGCATGAGATGCTGGTTGACGCCAAGCAGGCAGTAGGCATGGAGACCGTTATTCCGCTAGGGACAAACGAACCGATTCTGGGCTGGAAAATCGATAAGTACCATCTGCTGCCGACAGGCTTGGAGTCGACCTTTCAAATTCCGCGCGACTATGTCCGCTCCATCTCTAACGGCATTCGCGCCGGCGATAAGGTAACTGTCTATTTGTCCGGCGAGAATGAGCCCTCCAGGCGGATATTTGATTCGCTTGTGACGGTCGCGTCGGTGAAATCCTCAAGCAACGTGGAAATTGATAATATGAAGGATCCTAATCTGCTGTCGCTGGCAGAAGGGGATAAGGAACGAATGTATGCTTCCCGGCGAGATGCAAATGGCATGATCGAATACATTAACTTGAATCTGACAGAATCGGAGTGGCTGCAGATCGACGGTTATTGCAAGGACGGTCTTCATAAGCTGGTTATCGCCTACAGTCCGGAATCGATGCAGCTGGGGGAGGATCCTACGTGAACGTGATAGCGGCACCTTTAATCACCTTTGTTGGGACTACCCCGAATATTGGCACCACCTCGGCCGCATTTGCCGCGGCATTTCGGATGGCGGAAGCAAGCGGCAGGCAGATTGGTTATTTATGTCTTCATCTAAAGAGCGCAAAGCTTCACCGGTATTTGGGCATTGCCGAACCGGCAGTGACGCTGGACAAGCTGAGGCCGGAGTTGAAATCCGGTTCATTGACGCCAGGCAAGCTGCAGCGTGCGGTGCAGCCCGTTAGAGGAATGCCGAATCTGCATGTATTGTTCGGCAATATGCTGAGGGATCAGGCAGAGTTTTATTCGCCGGAGGAGATGAAGCATTTGCTGCAGATCGCCGGGCAGACTTTCGCAATGGTTATTATTGATGTAGGAGCTTACTGGGATAACGCGGCTACGATATGCGCTCTGCGTGAGGCGGATACGCGTATTATCGTCACTACCGATGCTTTGTCCCACTTCCAGGAAGACGGAAAACGCTGGATTTCGCAAGTATCGCCGCTGTTTGGATTATCAACGGAACAATACGATACGGTTGTCATTTACTCGCCATGGAGCACAGGAGGATATCGCATGAAGGACATTTGCAAAGAAATGGGCACATCGAAACTCGGAGAATTACGGTTTGGGCATCAATTCTACGCGCAGCTGGACAGCGGTCATTACGGGCAGTGGCTGAAGGAGGACCCTTCAGGCAAGCTTGCGATGCAGGAGGGCGCGGATCAGTTGATGGACCGCCATCATATACGCAGGGTAGCGCCAACACTTGCCGTACAACCTTGGTATCGCAAGCTGCTTGCCCACCGCAACGGAGTAGGCTCTTGAGCTCGGGGACAAGCAATTTTTCACCGTCGGATTATTCTGCACGGCTGAGGCTGGATCAATCTGCGGTCACGGATCCTTTGGATAGAGGAGAAGCGGCAGGACGCGGAGCGGATTTTGGAAGGCTGGCCGAGGAGATCAGGTCTTATCTGGCAGCCCCGAGAGGGTTGACGGAGGAAGAACGCCGGCAGTACAGCGAGACCTTGAACAGGGCCGTGCTTGGCTTTGCGTCGGAGAGGGAGCAGGTGCTCGCGATTATAGCCGATAGGCTGATCCGCCTCCGCATTCACCAATTGGACGGATACAAGCATCCCTACGCGACGCTTGCCGAAGCCTTGTTTGCGGAGGTGATCGGACTTAACGTGCTTGAGCTTGTGCTGGCGAGGAAGGACGGTCTCGAGGAAATTCAGGTTGTCGGCTCGCAGATTTATGAAGTAAGAGACGGTCAAACGATGCTGTCTTCCTATCGCTTCGATCATGAGCGGGACGTGGAGCGGATTCAGCAGAATCTGGTGCTGTACAACAATGACCGGATCAATCCGCGGAAGCGGTGGGCGGAAGTTATGCTGAGGGACGGCTCGCGCGTTACGATGACCGGCTTTGGCTTTACGTCCAAGCCAACCCTTACGATTCGTTTTTTTACGGTACGCAGCTTTAGTCTGGAAGCGTTATGCTCCGCACCTTACCATACGTTGAGTTTGGCGATGAGGAATATGCTGCTGGATGTGCTTGAGGCGCGGTTTAATCTGGTCATTATCGGCCCGACCAACTCGGGCAAGACGCATCTTATGAAGGCTTTAATCGCCGAGCTGCCGGATGAAGAACGGATCGTCACGATCGAAGGGCGGTTCGAGATGATGCTCGGGCGGGATTTTCCCATGAAAAATACGGTTGAATACGAAGCGGACGAGGATGATCCGCAGCACCGTGCCGAGCAGGCGTTCAAGCTGGCGCTCCGCCAATCCCCTCAGCGTATCGTGCATGCCGAGATCCGCGATATGGATGCCAATATTTATGTGCGCGCATGTACGAGGGGACATTCCGGAAGCATGACCACTGTGCATGCCAATACGCTGGAGGATGTGCCGGAAGCGATCACCGATATGTGCATGCTGGACGGACGCGGCATGAATCCGGAACGTTTGACGAAGAGGATTGCGGAATACGTTACCCAAGTGGGCATTGAGATGCGTTATTTGGGCGGCAGGCGGGTCATAGCCCGAATCGGTGAGCTGAGCTGGGCGAACAACGAAGTGAATGTCCGGGATTGGGCTCGATTTGATGAGACAAGCGAACAGTGGATATATCCCGAGAAGCCTTCGCCTAAAGCGAGGACGCGTCTTTCCGAGAGGGGCTGGCAGACTTGATCAGACTGTCTATCGCAGCGGCGGCTCTTCTGCTCTTCAGCTTGTGGTTTATATCCTTGTCCAGTTGGCTGCTGGTCTGGACGGAACGTCAGGAGCGAAGGGAAAGGCTGACGTATCAAGCGAGGAACCGTCTGGGCTACCGTTTGACCGAAAAATTGAAAAGATTCGAGCGGATATACCGCCACTTGTCCGAGCTGCTTGAGACGCTTCAGCTTAAGCTGAAGCCATCCGGTCTCATCATCGGATCCATACTGCTCTTGCTGGCCGGTGTTGCCGTTGGCGGTTTCTTTTTTCAGAGTATCAAAGGAACATTGTTATTTGGACTTGTTGTCGGTTGTCTGCCCTATACGATCCTGAGGGCAATGCTTGTCCAGAGACAGATGCAGCTGCAGATGGATTTTTTGCCGGCTATCGAGCTGTTCTACCAATGCTATTTGGTAACGGGAGGCCGCCAGGTTCGAACGGCTTTGCAGCGCACGGTTGAAGAGCGGAGATTGCTTGGCCCCATGCAGTCGGTGTTCGAACAGCTGTACCGGAACCTGTCGGTTCGCGGTGATGACGAGGCAAGCCTGCGCATTTTCTCGGCTGCGCTTGGCCATGTGTGGGGTGACTATTTCGTCAATATTATGCGGGTGGCCTTAGCCGAGGGATCGCCAATTGCAGAAAGCCTAAAGGAGCTGCTGGGAGATATGCGCAAGGCGCGGCGGGCGAACGAGCAGGAGCGTAATAAATTGCTGGAGATTCGGATTGCCAACTTCACGCCGGTTCTGTTCCTGGCATTTTATATCGGCATCAATGTCCGTTATAACCGGGAGAACTCCTATTACTACTACCTGATCGATCCGCAGGGCAGAGACATGCTGCTTAACGCCATTGTTCTTATTTTTGCTTCTTTCCTCATGGGACTTTGGCTGTCGCGCAAAAAGATGTAGAAGGGAGAATTGGGGCATTATGGACTTTATTATCCGCCTGCTTATTGCTGCCGGGGAGTTTCTGTTTGGTTTCCTGGGCGCTTATATGATTCTTCAATCCATGCCCCGAAGGAAGCCGAGATGGTTCCATCTGGACGCCTTGAATTGGCGGACGGAAGAAGTGCCAGGCAAGTGGTTGAAGCTGCTCCGTTTATCGCGTGAGGAGGATGCTTTTATCGAAAGGGCAACCCTTCTCGCAGGCTGCGGGGTTACCGCGGACCCGGCCTGGTACTCGGCGGCAAGAAGAATCTTGCTTTTTCTGCTCCCGGTCATTGCCGCCCTTTTCGGCGGCTTGTCTATCGCGCGGGGGGTATGGCTGTGTTACACGGTCGTGCTTGTTGGGTTTGTGCTCTTATATTGGGATCTGCCTTGGTTGCGCTCCTTCAGAAGAATTCGCGCGCAAAGGATTACGAAGGAAATTTATCTGATGAGCAATCAGTTGTTGTACCTGTCCGAGTCGGCTCTTCATATCCATACCAAGCTGACCCGCTGCATCCCGTTTACTCGGACGCTGCGCGGGGACCTGGAACGGCTGCTTGCCGAATGGTATCACGATGCGGAACAGGCGCTTCGCCGGTTCAAACACCGGATTGGCACGGAAGACGGCATGAGCTTTGTGGAAACGATTGACTCCTTGCGGCTTCACGAGAGTCCGGAATATTACAGGCTTCTCCGCGAGCGCATTCAGGATTACAAGGAGAAGCTGGAGCTTGCCAAGGAAAGCCGGAAGGAGTCAACCTCGTACTTTCTGTTTATCATTGCGGGGATCCCGATTCTATACACCTTCCAGATCTTTATTTACCCCTGGGTGCAGGAGGGACGCAAGCTGTTTGACTCCTTGGGCTGAGCGCTCAACAGCTCGAACTCGGGGGGAAATGCTGTGAAGGAGGTGAATCAAGATGCGAAATATTCTGATGACCGTCATGTTGCTTGTTGTCGTCATTATCCTGTTCAACAACATCATTGCTAACGATACAACCGGAACAAGCAAGCAGATTCAGACACAAGGCAGCTCGGCTAACACTAAGATCGGTTCTATGTTATCAACCGGTTCGAACTAAGGGGGAGCAGCGATGAGAGGTCTGCTAATAGCGATGCTGCTTCTGGTGACCGTCATTTTGCTGTATACGGGAATTACCGGAGGTGAAGGCGGCACGAAGCGGCAGGTGGAACGGTCCGGAGCGGCTATCGGCGCCTATATCCGGCAGATGAGCCCATGAGGAATATATTGGTATTTGTCTTATTTGCCGCTATGGTATGTTGGATGATGTTCTCGCCTATCTATAAGCATGTTCTGATTGCGAGGCAAGCGGTCATGCAGCAGGAGACCGATTATTTGCTGGAGGTTGGCGCCAGCGGAAGCTACGGTTATATCGATGCCGTCATGATGGAGCAGTCGCGGGAGCGGCTCGCCGCATTCGGGATGAGTCCTGAGCTTGTCCAGTTTGAAGTGACGGCAGATAACGGCCTTGCGGCGACAGATCCCGCCTCTCCGCTTCCGAGGGGCACCGGAATAATGCTGAAGATGAGCTATCCGTATGAGAATCTGTTCGAAATCGACCGGTTGATTGGACTGGAGCCTATCGCGGAGGGCAGCCGCATGCGGACGTTCGGAATGAAGATGAGCGAGTACATGCCGTAAGGCGTGGACAAGGAGATGCCATGTATAAGCTGTTGTTGATCGTATTGATGATGACGGTATGGGTATCGGCGCATTTTTTGCAAACGGATGAGGAAATGGCGATGAAGCTGCTCTATCAGGGCAAGCATGCGCTTAACCGCGCTGCCCATGCGGCATCGCAGCAGCTGGATCCCGCAGCAATGGCCGAGGGTGATCTGCGGATCGATCCGGAAGCTGCCGAATCGGCAGCGGCTGCTTATCTGCAGGCAAACCTGCAGCTTGACGAGTTGGGGAATCCGCTGCCGAACTCCCCTGTCCGTGAACGGGTGAATGTGCTTGTATTCGAAGTCATAAATAATGATCGCCTTTTTCCTTATGCATACAGGAACGATCAATATGATTACGAGGCAACTCTCGAAAGGCCGGGTGTCGTCCTTATTATCCATGTCGTTTACCCGCGTGCGTTTACGCTGCTTGGTCCAATCGAATGGGATATTAAAGGCGTATCGGAGCTGACGGTGAGGTAGCCATTACAAAGCCAATTTGAGTGAAAATTATTTTAAGGGGGCTAGAACGAAGCGATTCCTTTCGCTTCCAGTTGACGATCCATCATAAAATTGATCTAATAAAGGGGGAATATGGAAGTTAGGAGTTGGCTTCGAATGGAGATTAAAAAAGATATTTCTGAGGAAGTTGTGCAAGAAAGGATTACCAAGCTGCAGGAAGCGATGCGCGCCTCGGCGATGGACGGGTTTCTTCTGACCCAAAACATAGATCTTTATTATTATACCGGCTCTATGCAGAACGGATATGCCTTTATTCCGTCGCATGGGGAACCGGTTTTCTTTGTGAAAAGGAGCCTTGAGCGGGCTAAGCTGGAAAGCGGTATTTCCGTGAAGGAGCTTGGGGCATTCCGTCTGTTTGGCGAGACGTTGGCACGGGAATTTTCTCAAGTTTTTAAAGCCGGTACGGGGAAGCCGGCTGCTGTTGCGGCAGATCTCGACGTGCTTCCGGCTCTAACCTATCTGAAGCTTTCCGAATTGC
This region of Paenibacillus sp. JDR-2 genomic DNA includes:
- a CDS encoding type II secretion system F family protein, producing the protein MIRLSIAAAALLLFSLWFISLSSWLLVWTERQERRERLTYQARNRLGYRLTEKLKRFERIYRHLSELLETLQLKLKPSGLIIGSILLLLAGVAVGGFFFQSIKGTLLFGLVVGCLPYTILRAMLVQRQMQLQMDFLPAIELFYQCYLVTGGRQVRTALQRTVEERRLLGPMQSVFEQLYRNLSVRGDDEASLRIFSAALGHVWGDYFVNIMRVALAEGSPIAESLKELLGDMRKARRANEQERNKLLEIRIANFTPVLFLAFYIGINVRYNRENSYYYYLIDPQGRDMLLNAIVLIFASFLMGLWLSRKKM
- a CDS encoding ATPase, T2SS/T4P/T4SS family gives rise to the protein MSSGTSNFSPSDYSARLRLDQSAVTDPLDRGEAAGRGADFGRLAEEIRSYLAAPRGLTEEERRQYSETLNRAVLGFASEREQVLAIIADRLIRLRIHQLDGYKHPYATLAEALFAEVIGLNVLELVLARKDGLEEIQVVGSQIYEVRDGQTMLSSYRFDHERDVERIQQNLVLYNNDRINPRKRWAEVMLRDGSRVTMTGFGFTSKPTLTIRFFTVRSFSLEALCSAPYHTLSLAMRNMLLDVLEARFNLVIIGPTNSGKTHLMKALIAELPDEERIVTIEGRFEMMLGRDFPMKNTVEYEADEDDPQHRAEQAFKLALRQSPQRIVHAEIRDMDANIYVRACTRGHSGSMTTVHANTLEDVPEAITDMCMLDGRGMNPERLTKRIAEYVTQVGIEMRYLGGRRVIARIGELSWANNEVNVRDWARFDETSEQWIYPEKPSPKARTRLSERGWQT
- a CDS encoding type II toxin-antitoxin system PemK/MazF family toxin → MIVKRGDVFFADLSPVVGSEQGGVRPVLVIQNDIGNRFSPTVIVAAITAQIQKAKLPTHVEMEAAAHGFDRDSVVLLEQIRTIDKQRLTDKITHLDDETMRKVDDALLISVGLIDF
- a CDS encoding SAF domain-containing protein encodes the protein MNRRRNAGIGLLAALLSGVLVYGLFQLQKLQVTRGETVEVIVAKQFVEAGRRLTEADIAYKRIPREGYEHEMLVDAKQAVGMETVIPLGTNEPILGWKIDKYHLLPTGLESTFQIPRDYVRSISNGIRAGDKVTVYLSGENEPSRRIFDSLVTVASVKSSSNVEIDNMKDPNLLSLAEGDKERMYASRRDANGMIEYINLNLTESEWLQIDGYCKDGLHKLVIAYSPESMQLGEDPT
- a CDS encoding CopG family ribbon-helix-helix protein, with product MANMQNTKRIMISLPDQLLEEVDGIVAKENSNRSEFIRQAMKLYLVERKKRQIRESMQRGYLEMAKINLNMASEAFQAEEEADHTLGRLVSGV